From the genome of Caballeronia sp. TF1N1, one region includes:
- a CDS encoding GMC family oxidoreductase has product MTTFDTIIVGGGSAGSVLANRLSADPARRVLLCEAGADLPNDKLPAAILDSYPGTAYLNPAYLWPELRVTTVAPEPGSKAARKLRKYEQARILGGGSSINGQFFNRGAPTDYDDWQARGVTGWSWDDVLPYFRKVERDLDFDGPLHGASGPIPVRRIHRDVWPGHATAIATALAESGYDYLPDQNGEFRDGYFPIAISNVGEKRVSASMAYLDDATRARPNLTIWTGVEVSNLIFDGKRCVGIRLSAPGKPSEVRANEVVLSAGALQSPAILMRSGVGPAAHLRAHGIDVVHALEGVGQHLMEHPSVALASFIRKGARINAATRRHIMTGWRYSSKMGGAPAGDMFVSIVTRTSWHAVGERIGTMLMYVNKPFSNTGEVRLASSDWRVAPEIDFNMLADTRDLDRLTDGFRRMAAVQALASVRAVTDNPFPASYSEKVRQVAMLSPRNKLITDLLAALLDGPAPLRHVLMRKVIAGGPTLADLLADEAALRAFVRGACVGVWHPSCSCRMGAADDPLAVTDPAARVRGVDGLRVVDASIFPHIPSGNLNFPVMMAAEKIADMMIAQPRFAAAQTA; this is encoded by the coding sequence ATGACAACCTTCGACACGATCATTGTCGGCGGCGGCTCGGCGGGCTCGGTGCTCGCCAACCGTCTTTCCGCCGATCCGGCGCGCCGCGTGCTGCTGTGCGAAGCGGGCGCGGACCTGCCGAACGACAAGCTGCCCGCTGCGATTCTCGACAGCTATCCGGGCACGGCTTATCTGAATCCCGCCTATCTGTGGCCCGAGTTGCGGGTCACCACCGTTGCGCCGGAACCCGGCTCCAAGGCCGCGCGCAAGCTGCGCAAATACGAGCAGGCGCGCATTCTCGGCGGCGGCTCGTCCATCAACGGACAGTTCTTCAATCGCGGCGCGCCGACCGATTACGACGACTGGCAGGCGCGCGGCGTGACCGGCTGGAGCTGGGACGACGTGCTGCCGTACTTTCGCAAGGTCGAACGCGATCTGGATTTCGACGGCCCGCTGCACGGCGCGTCGGGGCCGATTCCCGTGCGCCGTATCCATCGCGATGTCTGGCCGGGACATGCCACCGCCATTGCCACTGCACTGGCGGAATCGGGCTACGACTATCTGCCGGATCAGAACGGCGAATTCCGCGACGGTTATTTTCCGATCGCCATTTCCAACGTCGGCGAGAAGCGCGTGTCGGCCTCGATGGCCTATCTCGACGACGCCACGCGCGCGCGTCCCAATCTGACGATCTGGACCGGCGTGGAAGTATCGAACCTCATATTCGATGGAAAGCGCTGCGTCGGCATTCGTCTGTCGGCACCGGGCAAGCCGTCCGAAGTCCGCGCGAACGAAGTGGTGCTGTCGGCGGGCGCGTTGCAGTCGCCCGCGATTCTGATGCGCTCGGGTGTCGGGCCGGCAGCGCATCTGCGCGCACATGGTATCGACGTGGTGCATGCACTCGAAGGCGTCGGACAACATCTGATGGAGCATCCGTCGGTGGCGCTGGCATCGTTCATCAGGAAGGGCGCGCGCATCAACGCCGCCACGCGCCGGCACATCATGACCGGCTGGCGTTATTCATCGAAGATGGGCGGCGCTCCGGCCGGCGACATGTTCGTGTCGATCGTGACGAGGACGTCGTGGCATGCGGTGGGCGAGCGGATCGGCACCATGCTGATGTACGTGAACAAGCCGTTCTCGAATACCGGCGAAGTACGGCTCGCATCGTCCGACTGGCGCGTCGCGCCCGAGATCGATTTCAACATGCTCGCCGATACGCGCGATCTCGACCGTCTGACCGACGGCTTCCGCCGCATGGCCGCCGTGCAGGCGCTGGCCTCGGTACGCGCCGTCACCGACAATCCGTTCCCCGCCAGCTACAGCGAGAAAGTCCGTCAAGTGGCGATGCTCAGCCCGCGCAACAAACTCATTACCGATCTACTCGCCGCGCTGCTCGACGGTCCCGCGCCGCTGCGTCATGTGCTGATGCGCAAGGTCATTGCAGGCGGTCCGACCCTTGCCGATCTGCTCGCCGACGAGGCCGCGCTGCGTGCCTTCGTGCGCGGCGCATGCGTGGGCGTGTGGCATCCGTCGTGTTCGTGCCGCATGGGCGCGGCCGACGATCCGCTCGCCGTCACCGACCCTGCAGCGCGCGTGCGCGGCGTGGACGGTTTGCGCGTGGTCGATGCATCGATCTTTCCGCATATCCCGAGCGGCAATCTCAACTTCCCGGTGATGATGGCCGCTGAAAAAATCGCCGACATGATGATCGCGCAGCCGCGATTCGCGGCCGCGCAAACGGCTTAG
- a CDS encoding ABC transporter ATP-binding protein: MRTLTQPRTPVNAPVLLSMQGGVKRFGGLCAVDTVSFDVCQGEAVGLIGPNGAGKSTTFNLITGVDGLTSGDVFYKGARITGTPLHRRSAMGMARTFQIVRLFGGLTVLENVMLGFHPMLVDGFVASLVRRRRVAADERRCAARAMELLQFVGLAQRAHDLVSHLPHGQQRLIEIARALASEPGILLLDEPAAGLNDDETAALGRMLRQLNDDGLTILIVEHDIGFIMNLCHRIVVLDHGAKIAEGDAATVQSNPKVIEAYLGVRKANAQH, encoded by the coding sequence ATGAGAACGCTGACTCAACCGCGCACGCCGGTGAACGCGCCCGTGCTGCTGTCGATGCAAGGCGGCGTCAAGCGCTTCGGCGGCCTGTGCGCCGTCGATACCGTGTCCTTCGATGTATGCCAGGGCGAAGCCGTCGGACTGATCGGGCCGAACGGCGCGGGCAAATCGACCACGTTCAATCTCATCACCGGGGTCGACGGCCTGACATCGGGCGATGTGTTCTACAAAGGCGCGCGCATCACCGGCACGCCGCTGCATAGACGCAGCGCAATGGGCATGGCGCGCACGTTCCAGATCGTGCGTCTGTTCGGAGGACTGACGGTTCTGGAAAACGTGATGCTCGGCTTTCATCCGATGCTCGTGGATGGCTTTGTCGCCTCGCTCGTGCGCCGCCGCCGCGTCGCCGCCGATGAACGCCGCTGCGCCGCCCGTGCGATGGAACTGCTGCAATTCGTGGGACTCGCGCAGCGCGCACACGATCTGGTTTCGCATCTGCCGCACGGCCAGCAACGCCTGATCGAGATTGCCCGCGCGCTCGCCAGTGAACCCGGCATCCTTCTGCTCGACGAACCCGCTGCCGGTCTGAACGACGACGAAACCGCCGCGCTCGGCCGTATGCTGCGCCAGCTCAACGACGACGGCCTGACCATTCTTATCGTCGAACACGATATCGGTTTCATCATGAACCTGTGCCATCGCATTGTCGTGCTGGATCACGGCGCGAAGATCGCGGAAGGCGATGCCGCCACGGTGCAGTCCAATCCTAAGGTAATCGAAGCATATCTCGGCGTGAGGAAGGCGAATGCTCAACATTAA
- a CDS encoding ABC transporter ATP-binding protein, with translation MLNIKSLRAGYKGTEALHGISLDIAAGSIVAAVGANGAGKSTLINAISRLVDVTSGSITFDGEDITRLSAPEVVGLGIVQVPEGRQVFAALTVHENLRLGFHRLLRRRDPALFRQRLDYVYELFPKLKERANQRAITLSGGEQSMVAIGRALMADPKLLLLDEPSLGLAPLVVERMFDVLHTLRRAGLTILLVEQHADEALALSDYGYVLSVGNVAAHGTGETLRQHEAIAQAYLG, from the coding sequence ATGCTCAACATTAAGAGTCTCCGCGCGGGCTATAAAGGCACCGAAGCCTTGCACGGCATTTCGCTCGATATCGCGGCGGGCAGTATCGTCGCGGCGGTGGGCGCGAACGGCGCGGGCAAGTCGACACTCATCAACGCCATTTCGCGTTTGGTGGATGTCACCAGCGGCAGCATCACCTTCGATGGCGAGGACATCACACGCTTGTCCGCGCCGGAAGTGGTGGGACTGGGCATCGTGCAAGTGCCGGAAGGACGGCAGGTGTTCGCCGCGCTTACCGTGCATGAGAATCTTCGGCTCGGGTTTCACCGGCTATTGAGACGGCGCGATCCCGCGCTGTTTCGCCAGCGTCTGGACTACGTGTACGAGCTCTTTCCCAAGCTCAAGGAACGCGCGAATCAACGCGCGATCACGCTCTCCGGCGGCGAACAGTCGATGGTCGCAATCGGCCGCGCGCTGATGGCCGATCCGAAGCTGCTCCTGCTCGACGAGCCGTCGCTCGGTCTCGCGCCGCTGGTGGTCGAACGCATGTTCGACGTGCTGCACACGCTGCGTCGGGCGGGACTCACCATTCTGCTGGTCGAGCAACATGCCGACGAAGCGCTCGCGCTGTCGGACTACGGCTACGTGCTGTCGGTCGGCAACGTGGCGGCGCACGGCACGGGCGAAACGCTGCGGCAGCACGAAGCGATCGCTCAGGCTTATCTCGGCTGA
- a CDS encoding NAD(P)/FAD-dependent oxidoreductase has product MTERGVVIIGAGQAGYQLAASLRDAGYTKRVVLIGEEGTLPYQRPPLSKAFQSGACEAEHLTFQGEAFYEKVSIELMAGVRVERVEREARCVLTDDGQRIEYDALVFATGARNRAFAGVPDASGIFDLRTLHHARALRDALGQASNIVVIGAGFLGLEFAAVAATRGVPATVIEAGPAPMSRAVSAPVAQAFRSHHETIGTGFIFDASVRAIHAQDGRVSGVELADNRHIVADLVLICIGVVPNVELARDAGLPTDNGIVVDESLATTDPHIFALGDCAAYPSRFAGGRCRIESVQNAVDQARFLAARLAGQNPDAPRTFDAVPWFWSDQGGAKLQIAGLGMLNADDIVLRGDRPGMKFSAYGFANGRLIAVESVNRPADHIAARRLIAAGAPVTPEHIADAALDLRTLLEPVT; this is encoded by the coding sequence ATGACGGAGCGAGGCGTGGTGATCATCGGCGCAGGGCAGGCGGGCTATCAGCTCGCGGCCTCGCTGCGCGACGCGGGATACACAAAGCGCGTGGTGCTGATCGGCGAGGAAGGGACCTTGCCGTATCAGCGTCCGCCCTTGTCGAAGGCGTTTCAGAGTGGCGCGTGCGAGGCGGAGCATCTGACGTTTCAGGGCGAAGCGTTCTATGAGAAAGTTTCGATCGAACTGATGGCGGGCGTACGCGTGGAACGTGTCGAGCGTGAAGCGCGTTGCGTGCTGACGGACGATGGACAGCGCATCGAATACGACGCGCTGGTCTTTGCCACCGGCGCGCGCAACCGTGCGTTCGCGGGCGTGCCGGATGCATCCGGCATCTTCGATCTGCGTACGCTTCATCATGCCCGTGCACTGCGCGATGCGCTCGGTCAGGCGTCGAACATCGTCGTGATCGGTGCGGGTTTTCTGGGGCTGGAATTCGCCGCCGTGGCAGCGACGCGCGGTGTGCCGGCGACAGTGATCGAAGCCGGTCCCGCGCCGATGAGCCGCGCCGTGAGCGCACCCGTCGCGCAGGCATTTCGTTCGCATCACGAAACAATCGGCACCGGGTTTATTTTCGATGCCAGCGTGCGCGCCATCCACGCGCAGGACGGGCGCGTGAGCGGCGTGGAACTGGCGGATAACCGGCATATCGTCGCGGATCTGGTGCTGATCTGCATCGGCGTGGTGCCGAACGTGGAACTCGCACGCGATGCAGGTTTGCCCACCGACAACGGCATCGTCGTCGATGAATCGCTTGCCACCACTGATCCGCATATCTTCGCGCTCGGCGACTGCGCTGCGTATCCGTCGAGATTCGCAGGCGGCCGATGCCGGATCGAGTCGGTGCAGAACGCGGTCGATCAGGCGCGCTTTCTCGCCGCACGACTTGCCGGACAGAACCCCGACGCGCCGCGCACCTTCGACGCCGTGCCGTGGTTCTGGAGCGATCAGGGCGGCGCGAAGCTGCAGATTGCGGGCCTCGGCATGCTGAACGCCGACGATATCGTGCTGCGCGGCGATCGTCCGGGCATGAAGTTCTCCGCCTACGGTTTCGCGAATGGCCGACTGATCGCGGTGGAGTCCGTCAATCGTCCGGCCGATCACATCGCGGCACGCCGTCTGATTGCAGCGGGCGCGCCCGTCACGCCGGAACATATCGCCGATGCCGCGTTGGATCTGCGCACGCTGCTCGAACCGGTCACCTAA
- a CDS encoding ABC transporter substrate-binding protein: MNREKVATGPKSAFRWKEMMWSAFAAAAFACSVSAHAADPIVICSVDDRSGAAADTGTQGYQAVQMAIDEANAAGGVAGRKIKLVAYDGKTDPQLTATFASRCAEDDHALIIIGGNPSAPAAAMIPVATENKIPYFMLSAGTDSLTDPPAPYHFRFGPANRQDAAAIADLLAKQGFKRPAIINNSLPFGTDGARATTAALKKKGITVVAQQTYDVNATDLSPQLTNLREAKPDVLLVFPYAADGARVLRTARQLNMSAPVIVSRSALLDTLRRLAGQASDGALIPDTVDPARPDVQKFFADFNGRYGPHQPTLYPVIGYDAAKAALQVIATPPVQKALDAGDLDAARKALRDGVEKLTQYKGLQGEQGATYRFGPQQHHGSPDEKWYVFVEVAGDGAKLVKPDLSKFKPL, translated from the coding sequence ATGAATCGCGAAAAAGTTGCAACCGGTCCGAAATCTGCATTCAGGTGGAAAGAGATGATGTGGAGCGCATTCGCTGCGGCGGCGTTCGCCTGCTCGGTGTCGGCGCATGCGGCGGACCCCATCGTGATCTGCTCGGTCGATGACCGCAGCGGCGCGGCGGCCGACACCGGCACGCAGGGCTATCAGGCCGTGCAGATGGCGATCGACGAAGCCAATGCGGCGGGCGGCGTGGCGGGCCGCAAGATCAAACTGGTCGCCTACGATGGCAAGACCGATCCGCAGCTCACCGCGACGTTTGCATCGCGCTGTGCGGAAGACGATCACGCGCTGATCATCATCGGCGGGAATCCGTCCGCCCCGGCCGCCGCGATGATTCCGGTCGCTACCGAAAACAAGATTCCCTACTTCATGCTCTCGGCCGGCACCGACTCGCTCACCGATCCGCCCGCGCCGTATCACTTCCGCTTCGGACCGGCGAATCGCCAGGACGCTGCGGCGATTGCGGATCTGCTCGCCAAGCAGGGTTTCAAGCGCCCGGCCATCATCAACAATTCGCTGCCGTTCGGAACCGACGGCGCACGTGCCACCACCGCCGCGCTCAAGAAGAAAGGCATCACGGTCGTCGCGCAGCAGACTTACGACGTGAACGCGACCGACCTGTCGCCGCAACTCACCAACCTCCGCGAAGCAAAGCCCGACGTGCTGCTGGTGTTCCCCTACGCCGCCGATGGCGCACGCGTGCTGCGCACCGCGCGTCAGCTCAATATGAGCGCGCCGGTGATCGTGTCGCGCAGTGCCTTGCTCGACACCTTGCGCCGCCTCGCGGGCCAGGCCAGCGACGGCGCGCTGATCCCCGATACCGTCGATCCCGCCCGCCCCGATGTGCAGAAATTCTTCGCCGATTTCAACGGTCGCTACGGTCCGCATCAGCCGACGCTCTACCCGGTGATCGGCTATGACGCGGCGAAGGCTGCGCTTCAGGTGATCGCCACGCCGCCGGTGCAAAAGGCGCTCGATGCAGGCGATCTCGACGCAGCCCGCAAGGCCCTGCGCGACGGCGTCGAAAAGCTTACGCAGTACAAGGGACTGCAGGGCGAGCAGGGCGCGACATATCGCTTCGGTCCGCAACAGCATCACGGTTCGCCCGACGAAAAGTGGTACGTGTTCGTCGAAGTGGCGGGCGATGGCGCGAAGCTCGTCAAACCCGATCTTTCGAAGTTCAAGCCGCTCTGA
- a CDS encoding alcohol dehydrogenase catalytic domain-containing protein, whose translation MQTNGCCDTMLGVRLARPGEVGLAELPRPTPGAGEVLLRVLAAGLCQTDLHIRSAADSRTPDGTTLGHEIAGVIEQCGNGVTRWHPGERVVVHPCWSCGTCAACLAGRQNACRKTSSRVAPPHTPGVTRHGGMAHFVCAPAGSLMPIGTLDPAIAATLTDAALTPYHAIRTCAEHLHPGSTTVVIGLGGLGNLAVQILRATTATRIVAADVSDAAIDAARAHADLTLRADAPDFADTIVAMTDGFGADVVLDFVGNDITLRHAAAIVGRYGTIRVVGLSGGTLPFIARSANNPLPRGVTVMCPYGGTYSDLAAVIALAQCGAIQPLVTRFPLADAMQAFDALEAGNVRGRAVLIPDHATSS comes from the coding sequence ATGCAAACCAACGGATGCTGCGACACCATGCTCGGCGTACGACTCGCGAGACCCGGTGAAGTCGGGCTCGCCGAATTACCGCGCCCGACGCCCGGTGCAGGCGAAGTGCTGCTGCGCGTGCTCGCGGCAGGCCTGTGTCAGACCGACCTGCATATCCGCAGCGCCGCCGACTCGCGCACGCCCGACGGCACCACGCTCGGACACGAGATCGCCGGCGTGATCGAGCAATGCGGCAACGGCGTCACGCGCTGGCATCCGGGCGAGCGCGTGGTCGTACATCCGTGCTGGTCGTGCGGTACGTGCGCCGCGTGTCTCGCGGGACGGCAGAACGCCTGCCGCAAGACTTCATCGCGCGTCGCGCCGCCGCATACGCCGGGCGTCACCAGGCACGGCGGCATGGCGCATTTCGTCTGCGCGCCCGCCGGCTCGCTCATGCCCATCGGCACACTCGATCCGGCCATCGCCGCCACGCTCACCGATGCCGCGCTCACGCCCTACCACGCCATCCGCACGTGCGCCGAACATCTGCATCCCGGTTCGACCACGGTCGTCATCGGTCTCGGCGGACTGGGCAATCTCGCCGTGCAAATCCTGCGTGCGACCACGGCCACGCGCATCGTCGCCGCCGATGTATCCGATGCCGCCATCGACGCCGCCCGCGCCCATGCCGACCTCACCCTGCGCGCCGATGCCCCCGATTTCGCCGATACCATCGTCGCCATGACCGACGGCTTCGGCGCGGACGTCGTGCTCGACTTCGTGGGCAACGACATCACCTTGCGCCACGCCGCAGCCATCGTCGGCCGATACGGCACGATCCGCGTGGTCGGTCTTTCCGGCGGCACGCTGCCGTTCATCGCGCGCTCCGCCAACAATCCTTTGCCGCGCGGCGTCACGGTCATGTGCCCGTACGGCGGCACGTATTCCGACCTCGCCGCCGTGATCGCACTCGCGCAATGCGGCGCGATCCAACCGCTCGTCACACGCTTCCCGCTCGCCGATGCCATGCAGGCTTTCGACGCTCTCGAAGCCGGCAACGTGCGTGGCCGAGCCGTGCTGATTCCCGACCACGCAACATCGTCCTAA
- a CDS encoding aldehyde dehydrogenase family protein → MSNVLSSSRYASLGATSARFIGAAHRMLIGGQWVEAQSGKTFDVFDPGTGQVVARVPEGGAEDIDLAVKAARRAFESGPWPRTRPADRTRLLLKLANLIEAHGDELAEIEAVDNGKPVAIAKRGIAGTAEMVRYMAGWATKLNGETVDVSVPGEWHAYTSREAVGVVGQIIPWNFPLSMAIWKLAPALTVGCTVVLKPAEQTPLNALRLGQIIEEAGFPAGVVNIVTGFGATAGAALAAHEDVDKIAFTGSTATGKRIVEASLGNLKKVSLELGGKSPVFVFPDADLERAAPGAANAIFFNAGQVCSAGSRLYVHKKVFDRVIEGVIAHGDSITVGHGLDPASQIGPVISRQQQERVERYVALGEEEGARRLGAPRAFDSDGYFVAPSVFVDTSADMTIRREEIFGPVVCAMPFDDDDLERIAAEANQTEFGLFAGIWTRNLSLAHKLARRIKAGSVSVNAHMVNEPALPFGGYKQSGWGRERGREVLDLYTSIKSVAVNLD, encoded by the coding sequence ATGTCTAATGTTTTGTCATCCTCACGATATGCATCGCTCGGGGCGACGAGTGCGCGCTTTATCGGCGCGGCGCATCGCATGTTGATCGGCGGGCAATGGGTCGAAGCGCAGTCCGGCAAGACCTTCGATGTCTTCGATCCCGGCACCGGACAGGTCGTCGCGCGCGTGCCGGAAGGCGGCGCGGAAGATATCGATCTCGCCGTGAAAGCGGCCCGCCGCGCATTCGAAAGCGGTCCGTGGCCGCGCACCAGACCCGCCGATCGCACGCGCCTGCTGCTGAAGCTCGCCAATCTCATCGAAGCCCACGGCGATGAGCTGGCCGAGATCGAAGCGGTCGATAACGGCAAGCCCGTCGCCATCGCCAAACGCGGCATTGCGGGCACGGCGGAAATGGTGCGCTACATGGCCGGCTGGGCGACCAAGCTGAACGGCGAGACAGTCGATGTCTCCGTGCCCGGCGAATGGCACGCGTACACATCGCGCGAGGCGGTCGGCGTGGTCGGGCAAATCATCCCTTGGAATTTTCCGCTGTCGATGGCGATCTGGAAGCTCGCGCCCGCGCTCACGGTGGGCTGCACCGTCGTGCTGAAACCGGCGGAACAGACGCCGCTCAATGCGCTGCGGCTCGGGCAGATTATCGAGGAAGCGGGCTTTCCGGCGGGCGTGGTGAATATCGTCACCGGTTTCGGCGCGACGGCGGGCGCCGCGCTTGCCGCGCATGAGGATGTCGACAAGATCGCTTTCACCGGTTCCACCGCGACGGGCAAGCGCATTGTCGAGGCGTCGCTCGGCAATCTTAAGAAGGTGTCGCTGGAACTGGGCGGCAAATCGCCCGTGTTCGTCTTTCCCGACGCCGACCTCGAACGCGCCGCACCGGGCGCCGCCAACGCGATCTTCTTCAACGCCGGTCAGGTGTGCTCGGCGGGTTCGCGGCTCTACGTTCACAAGAAGGTCTTCGATCGCGTGATCGAAGGCGTGATCGCGCATGGCGATTCGATCACGGTCGGGCATGGCCTCGATCCCGCCAGCCAGATCGGCCCGGTCATTTCGCGTCAGCAGCAGGAGCGGGTGGAACGCTATGTCGCGCTCGGCGAGGAAGAAGGCGCGCGACGGCTCGGCGCTCCCCGCGCATTCGATTCAGACGGCTATTTCGTCGCGCCCTCCGTATTCGTCGATACCTCCGCCGACATGACCATCCGCCGCGAGGAAATCTTCGGCCCCGTGGTCTGCGCCATGCCCTTCGACGACGACGATCTCGAACGCATCGCGGCTGAAGCGAACCAGACGGAGTTCGGCCTGTTCGCGGGCATCTGGACGCGCAATCTGTCGCTGGCGCACAAGCTGGCGCGGCGCATCAAGGCGGGTTCGGTATCGGTCAATGCGCATATGGTGAACGAACCGGCGCTGCCGTTCGGCGGCTACAAGCAGTCCGGCTGGGGACGCGAGCGCGGGCGCGAAGTGCTGGACCTGTACACGTCGATTAAAAGCGTGGCCGTGAACCTCGACTAA
- a CDS encoding branched-chain amino acid ABC transporter permease, which translates to MDKMAVFLLAGLTNGSVYGLIGLSLSLIYGTNRIINFAQGDFVMAGAMSAILFMVTCSLPAPFAIAAVIAVVLVAALALEFGIYRPLMKRGAPPLTIMIGTLAGAIIASGGALLIWGANQLYVPAIFSLAPITLGPLTTNLQQLAIMVAFVVLLTVTWFLLYRTSFGLCIRATGAQPRVAQLMGIRASRVVRFGFMFSAAVSGLAGVLVGPLLGGQVSMGVELTVKGFMAAILGGLGSPFASAAGGLAIGVLEAFVAGYGSSLYAEPIIFLLILLVLLVRPFGLLGDFEASRR; encoded by the coding sequence ATGGACAAAATGGCGGTATTCCTGCTCGCCGGTCTCACCAACGGCAGCGTGTACGGGCTGATCGGCCTGTCGCTTTCGCTGATCTACGGCACCAACCGCATCATCAATTTCGCGCAGGGCGATTTCGTGATGGCGGGCGCGATGTCGGCGATTCTCTTCATGGTGACGTGCAGCCTGCCCGCGCCGTTCGCGATCGCGGCGGTGATCGCCGTGGTGCTGGTGGCGGCGCTCGCGCTGGAGTTCGGCATCTATCGCCCGCTGATGAAGCGCGGTGCGCCGCCGCTCACCATCATGATCGGCACGCTCGCGGGCGCGATCATCGCAAGCGGCGGTGCGTTGTTGATATGGGGTGCGAATCAGTTGTATGTGCCCGCGATCTTTTCGCTCGCTCCGATCACGCTCGGGCCGCTCACGACCAACCTTCAGCAGCTCGCGATCATGGTTGCCTTCGTCGTGCTGCTCACGGTGACGTGGTTCCTGCTGTATCGCACCAGCTTCGGGCTGTGTATCCGTGCGACGGGTGCGCAACCGCGCGTGGCGCAACTGATGGGCATTCGCGCCTCGCGCGTGGTGCGCTTCGGCTTTATGTTCAGCGCGGCGGTCAGCGGCCTTGCGGGCGTGCTGGTCGGCCCTTTGCTCGGCGGACAGGTGTCGATGGGCGTCGAACTGACCGTGAAGGGCTTCATGGCGGCGATTCTCGGCGGCCTGGGCAGTCCGTTCGCATCGGCGGCGGGCGGGCTTGCCATCGGCGTGCTGGAGGCGTTCGTCGCGGGATACGGAAGTAGTCTGTATGCCGAACCAATTATTTTTCTGTTAATCCTGCTCGTCCTGCTGGTGCGTCCGTTCGGACTGCTGGGCGACTTCGAGGCCTCCCGCCGATGA
- a CDS encoding branched-chain amino acid ABC transporter permease — translation MKSSSSSAHRVAPPYLPFAIFLAVALAAPLVMSTGFQLRVVSLICIYAILGMGFNVLYGYCGQVSMGHQGFFAIAAYVYALLQSKAGFSALAAFPASLVVCALAALLIGIPLLRLRTHYLAMATLCFGLVISGVANRWIDVTGGSAGLLIPSIMIGDTPLDRVTLYYLIVVATTVALVLQNTIVSGHLGRSLQAIRDDDRAAAALGVNVAVQKLRAFVFSAALAGVAGVGFAIVNRQVSPGMGEFPVLVSMLTIAVVGGLATRYGPILGAIVVVIAPQFLARFGDLQTLVYGACLLLFLIFVPNGLSGLIAGLVARLRGPRTRAVVEPIGGEVARKGAGR, via the coding sequence ATGAAAAGCTCCTCTTCTTCGGCGCACCGCGTCGCGCCGCCCTACTTGCCGTTCGCGATTTTTCTCGCCGTTGCGCTCGCCGCGCCGCTTGTCATGAGCACGGGATTTCAGTTGCGCGTGGTCTCGCTCATCTGCATCTATGCGATCCTCGGCATGGGCTTCAACGTGCTGTACGGCTATTGCGGACAGGTATCGATGGGGCATCAGGGCTTCTTTGCCATCGCCGCTTACGTCTATGCGCTGCTGCAATCGAAAGCAGGCTTTTCCGCGCTGGCGGCGTTCCCGGCGAGCCTCGTCGTGTGCGCGCTCGCGGCATTGCTGATCGGCATTCCGCTGCTCCGGCTGCGCACGCATTATCTGGCGATGGCTACGCTCTGCTTCGGCCTGGTGATCTCGGGCGTGGCCAATCGGTGGATCGACGTGACGGGCGGTTCGGCCGGCCTGCTGATTCCGTCGATCATGATCGGCGATACACCGCTGGACCGCGTCACGCTCTACTACCTGATCGTCGTCGCCACCACGGTCGCGCTGGTGTTGCAGAACACCATCGTGTCCGGGCATCTGGGCCGTTCGCTGCAAGCCATTCGCGACGACGACCGTGCCGCCGCCGCGCTCGGCGTGAACGTCGCCGTGCAGAAGCTGCGCGCCTTCGTGTTCAGCGCCGCGCTGGCGGGCGTGGCCGGCGTCGGGTTCGCCATCGTCAATCGTCAGGTCAGTCCCGGCATGGGTGAATTCCCCGTGCTCGTCTCGATGCTGACCATCGCCGTGGTCGGCGGCCTCGCCACGCGCTACGGACCGATCCTCGGGGCCATCGTCGTGGTGATCGCGCCGCAGTTTCTCGCCCGCTTCGGCGACCTGCAAACGCTGGTCTACGGCGCGTGCCTGCTGCTGTTCCTGATCTTCGTGCCGAACGGATTGTCCGGGCTGATCGCCGGGCTCGTCGCACGCTTGCGCGGCCCGCGTACGCGTGCGGTGGTCGAACCCATCGGCGGAGAAGTCGCCAGAAAAGGAGCCGGGCGATGA